The following are from one region of the Brienomyrus brachyistius isolate T26 unplaced genomic scaffold, BBRACH_0.4 scaffold96, whole genome shotgun sequence genome:
- the LOC125727417 gene encoding protein ANKUB1-like isoform X3 produces the protein MKSSSAMRIFIAFEGSRQPFDINQDQTIGTIKAIIREESRPILYVFCSVTKETLPLMGNIIHLGASVSSLKSLVSLQSGLPVSTFRLTTQTGLELYHCNTLNSYIKMGATLHLDVWDGWVELLKGCHLGDKHTVQHYLSEDAPILRFQQRVALYMAAFFGHLDLAVWLLKRGVRPNEPVGAHPYREWCWEADHPEINKCPVHGAAEAGQLLILKVFISGNILSLDCLDPEGRTPLQIAIRQRHKECVCYLASKLWSVACFQGFTFPMWIYVQIKHWAQKAQKKASSSQGLAFGASFRTMVGSIVFVDGFSKPMMTSKARNKVFKEGAIRDAALPDLARSKDLAAPSDHPAGLDSQDAPVRLPQLLPEMANSNRPNKGSRGNSYLDGSGDQDRKTWATKVPISCDTPPQHQSNCTLPSTSLSLTSSTYSFSQQRLRTPRENAIHCLSVASSFTERSWLQQLAIARILTKRTAGNTL, from the exons ATGAAAAGCAGTTCAGCCATGAGAATCTTCATCGCCTTTGAAGGATCCCGTCAGCCTTTTGATATCAACCAAGACCAAACTATTGGGACCATAAAGGCCATAATCAGG GAGGAGAGCCGTCCGATCCTCTATGTCTTCTGCTCTGTGACGAAGGAGACCTTGCCCCTGATGGGAAACATCATCCACCTGGGCGCCTCTGTCTCCAGCCTGAAATCCCTGGTGTCTCTTCAGAGTGGCCTCCCAGTCAGCACCTTCAGGCTGACCACTCAGACAGGCCTGGAACTCTATCACTGCAACACGCTAAACAGCTACATTAAAATGG GAGCCACTCTTCACCTTGATGTCTGGGACGGGTGGGTGGAGCTCCTGAAAGGCTGTCACCTTGGTGACAAGCACACAGTCCAGCACTACCTTTCTGAGGATGCGCCCATTCTAAG GTTCCAGCAGCGAGTGGCTCTATATATGGCTGCATTTTTTGGACATTTGGATCTGGCGGTCTGGCTGCTGAAAAGAGGGGTGCGGCCGAACGAGCCAGTGGGGGCTCATCCCTACCGTGAGTGGTGCTGGGAGGCAGACCACCCAGAAATCAACAAGTGTCCCGTCCACGGCGCCGCCGAGGCTGGCCAGCTGCTCATCCTCAAAGTCTTCATCAGTGGTAACATACTTAGCCTAGACTGCCTGGATCCTGAAGGCCGTACCCCCCTGCAGATAGCCATCCGGCAGCGGCACAAGGAGTGCGTGTGCTACCTCGCCTCCAAGCTGTGGTCGGTCGCTTGTTTCCAGGGCTTCACCTTCCCCATGTGGATTTATGTCCAGATAAAGCACTGGGCCCAAAAAGCCCAGAAGAAGGCTTCCTCCTCCCAGGGCCTGGCGTTCGGAGCATCGTTTAGAACCATGGTTGGAAGCATTGTCTTTGTCGATGGGTTCAGCAAGCCAATGATGACTTCCAAGGCCAGAAACAAGGTGTTTAAGGAAGGTGCCATTAGAGACGCTGCTCTCCCAGATCTGGCCAGAAGCAAAGATCTAGCTGCACCCTCTGATCACCCTGCTGGCCTGGATTCCCAGGATGCACCAGTGCGGCTGCCTCAGCTGCTTCCTGAGATGGCAAACAGTAATAGACCCAACAAGGGTAGCAGGGGGAACAGCTATTTGGATGGAAGTGGGGATCAGGACAGGAAGACTTGGGCGACTAAAGTTCCAATTTCCTGTGACACTCCCCCCCAACATCAATCAAATTGCACTTTGCCTAGCACCTCCCTCAGCCTGACTTCCTCCACATACTCCTTCTCACAACAAAGACTACGGACACCCAGGGAGAATGCCATTCACTGTTTGTCTGTAGCAAG TTCCTTCACGGAGAGGTCCTGGCTGCAGCAGCTAGCTATCGCTAGGATACTGACCAAAAGAACCGCTGGAAACACATTGTAA
- the LOC125727417 gene encoding protein ANKUB1-like isoform X2, whose translation MKSSSAMRIFIAFEGSRQPFDINQDQTIGTIKAIIRLLNDRRVRRFLELRFAGATLQDSWTLPDVGIAPGSTISCLLQEESRPILYVFCSVTKETLPLMGNIIHLGASVSSLKSLVSLQSGLPVSTFRLTTQTGLELYHCNTLNSYIKMGATLHLDVWDGWVELLKGCHLGDKHTVQHYLSEDAPILRFQQRVALYMAAFFGHLDLAVWLLKRGVRPNEPVGAHPYREWCWEADHPEINKCPVHGAAEAGQLLILKVFISGNILSLDCLDPEGRTPLQIAIRQRHKECVCYLASKLWSVACFQGFTFPMWIYVQIKHWAQKAQKKASSSQGLAFGASFRTMVGSIVFVDGFSKPMMTSKARNKVFKEGAIRDAALPDLARSKDLAAPSDHPAGLDSQDAPVRLPQLLPEMANSNRPNKGSRGNSYLDGSGDQDRKTWATKVPISCDTPPQHQSNCTLPSTSLSLTSSTYSFSQQRLRTPRENAIHCLSVASSFTERSWLQQLAIARILTKRTAGNTL comes from the exons ATGAAAAGCAGTTCAGCCATGAGAATCTTCATCGCCTTTGAAGGATCCCGTCAGCCTTTTGATATCAACCAAGACCAAACTATTGGGACCATAAAGGCCATAATCAGG CTGTTAAACGACAGACGGGTGCGGCGATTCCTGGAGCTGAGGTTCGCCGGGGCCACCCTGCAGGACAGCTGGACTCTGCCCGATGTTGGCATCGCTCCCGGAAGCACCATCAGCTGTCTTTTGCAG GAGGAGAGCCGTCCGATCCTCTATGTCTTCTGCTCTGTGACGAAGGAGACCTTGCCCCTGATGGGAAACATCATCCACCTGGGCGCCTCTGTCTCCAGCCTGAAATCCCTGGTGTCTCTTCAGAGTGGCCTCCCAGTCAGCACCTTCAGGCTGACCACTCAGACAGGCCTGGAACTCTATCACTGCAACACGCTAAACAGCTACATTAAAATGG GAGCCACTCTTCACCTTGATGTCTGGGACGGGTGGGTGGAGCTCCTGAAAGGCTGTCACCTTGGTGACAAGCACACAGTCCAGCACTACCTTTCTGAGGATGCGCCCATTCTAAG GTTCCAGCAGCGAGTGGCTCTATATATGGCTGCATTTTTTGGACATTTGGATCTGGCGGTCTGGCTGCTGAAAAGAGGGGTGCGGCCGAACGAGCCAGTGGGGGCTCATCCCTACCGTGAGTGGTGCTGGGAGGCAGACCACCCAGAAATCAACAAGTGTCCCGTCCACGGCGCCGCCGAGGCTGGCCAGCTGCTCATCCTCAAAGTCTTCATCAGTGGTAACATACTTAGCCTAGACTGCCTGGATCCTGAAGGCCGTACCCCCCTGCAGATAGCCATCCGGCAGCGGCACAAGGAGTGCGTGTGCTACCTCGCCTCCAAGCTGTGGTCGGTCGCTTGTTTCCAGGGCTTCACCTTCCCCATGTGGATTTATGTCCAGATAAAGCACTGGGCCCAAAAAGCCCAGAAGAAGGCTTCCTCCTCCCAGGGCCTGGCGTTCGGAGCATCGTTTAGAACCATGGTTGGAAGCATTGTCTTTGTCGATGGGTTCAGCAAGCCAATGATGACTTCCAAGGCCAGAAACAAGGTGTTTAAGGAAGGTGCCATTAGAGACGCTGCTCTCCCAGATCTGGCCAGAAGCAAAGATCTAGCTGCACCCTCTGATCACCCTGCTGGCCTGGATTCCCAGGATGCACCAGTGCGGCTGCCTCAGCTGCTTCCTGAGATGGCAAACAGTAATAGACCCAACAAGGGTAGCAGGGGGAACAGCTATTTGGATGGAAGTGGGGATCAGGACAGGAAGACTTGGGCGACTAAAGTTCCAATTTCCTGTGACACTCCCCCCCAACATCAATCAAATTGCACTTTGCCTAGCACCTCCCTCAGCCTGACTTCCTCCACATACTCCTTCTCACAACAAAGACTACGGACACCCAGGGAGAATGCCATTCACTGTTTGTCTGTAGCAAG TTCCTTCACGGAGAGGTCCTGGCTGCAGCAGCTAGCTATCGCTAGGATACTGACCAAAAGAACCGCTGGAAACACATTGTAA
- the LOC125727417 gene encoding protein ANKUB1-like isoform X1, which produces MKSSSAMRIFIAFEGSRQPFDINQDQTIGTIKAIIRDHFHTQLLNDRRVRRFLELRFAGATLQDSWTLPDVGIAPGSTISCLLQEESRPILYVFCSVTKETLPLMGNIIHLGASVSSLKSLVSLQSGLPVSTFRLTTQTGLELYHCNTLNSYIKMGATLHLDVWDGWVELLKGCHLGDKHTVQHYLSEDAPILRFQQRVALYMAAFFGHLDLAVWLLKRGVRPNEPVGAHPYREWCWEADHPEINKCPVHGAAEAGQLLILKVFISGNILSLDCLDPEGRTPLQIAIRQRHKECVCYLASKLWSVACFQGFTFPMWIYVQIKHWAQKAQKKASSSQGLAFGASFRTMVGSIVFVDGFSKPMMTSKARNKVFKEGAIRDAALPDLARSKDLAAPSDHPAGLDSQDAPVRLPQLLPEMANSNRPNKGSRGNSYLDGSGDQDRKTWATKVPISCDTPPQHQSNCTLPSTSLSLTSSTYSFSQQRLRTPRENAIHCLSVASSFTERSWLQQLAIARILTKRTAGNTL; this is translated from the exons ATGAAAAGCAGTTCAGCCATGAGAATCTTCATCGCCTTTGAAGGATCCCGTCAGCCTTTTGATATCAACCAAGACCAAACTATTGGGACCATAAAGGCCATAATCAGG GACCATTTTCATACGCAGCTGTTAAACGACAGACGGGTGCGGCGATTCCTGGAGCTGAGGTTCGCCGGGGCCACCCTGCAGGACAGCTGGACTCTGCCCGATGTTGGCATCGCTCCCGGAAGCACCATCAGCTGTCTTTTGCAG GAGGAGAGCCGTCCGATCCTCTATGTCTTCTGCTCTGTGACGAAGGAGACCTTGCCCCTGATGGGAAACATCATCCACCTGGGCGCCTCTGTCTCCAGCCTGAAATCCCTGGTGTCTCTTCAGAGTGGCCTCCCAGTCAGCACCTTCAGGCTGACCACTCAGACAGGCCTGGAACTCTATCACTGCAACACGCTAAACAGCTACATTAAAATGG GAGCCACTCTTCACCTTGATGTCTGGGACGGGTGGGTGGAGCTCCTGAAAGGCTGTCACCTTGGTGACAAGCACACAGTCCAGCACTACCTTTCTGAGGATGCGCCCATTCTAAG GTTCCAGCAGCGAGTGGCTCTATATATGGCTGCATTTTTTGGACATTTGGATCTGGCGGTCTGGCTGCTGAAAAGAGGGGTGCGGCCGAACGAGCCAGTGGGGGCTCATCCCTACCGTGAGTGGTGCTGGGAGGCAGACCACCCAGAAATCAACAAGTGTCCCGTCCACGGCGCCGCCGAGGCTGGCCAGCTGCTCATCCTCAAAGTCTTCATCAGTGGTAACATACTTAGCCTAGACTGCCTGGATCCTGAAGGCCGTACCCCCCTGCAGATAGCCATCCGGCAGCGGCACAAGGAGTGCGTGTGCTACCTCGCCTCCAAGCTGTGGTCGGTCGCTTGTTTCCAGGGCTTCACCTTCCCCATGTGGATTTATGTCCAGATAAAGCACTGGGCCCAAAAAGCCCAGAAGAAGGCTTCCTCCTCCCAGGGCCTGGCGTTCGGAGCATCGTTTAGAACCATGGTTGGAAGCATTGTCTTTGTCGATGGGTTCAGCAAGCCAATGATGACTTCCAAGGCCAGAAACAAGGTGTTTAAGGAAGGTGCCATTAGAGACGCTGCTCTCCCAGATCTGGCCAGAAGCAAAGATCTAGCTGCACCCTCTGATCACCCTGCTGGCCTGGATTCCCAGGATGCACCAGTGCGGCTGCCTCAGCTGCTTCCTGAGATGGCAAACAGTAATAGACCCAACAAGGGTAGCAGGGGGAACAGCTATTTGGATGGAAGTGGGGATCAGGACAGGAAGACTTGGGCGACTAAAGTTCCAATTTCCTGTGACACTCCCCCCCAACATCAATCAAATTGCACTTTGCCTAGCACCTCCCTCAGCCTGACTTCCTCCACATACTCCTTCTCACAACAAAGACTACGGACACCCAGGGAGAATGCCATTCACTGTTTGTCTGTAGCAAG TTCCTTCACGGAGAGGTCCTGGCTGCAGCAGCTAGCTATCGCTAGGATACTGACCAAAAGAACCGCTGGAAACACATTGTAA
- the LOC125727400 gene encoding E3 ubiquitin-protein ligase RNF13-like: MLLSLAMLMLSATQIYTIFTVQLLALLHLLPVEADISVYSFDNKTENFDDLPARFGYRLPSEGLKGFLIGARPENACEPIEPPPMRSNSSGAFVVLIKRFDCNFDVKVLHAQKAGYKAAIVHNVDSDDLISMGSNDLDIFKQIDIPSVFVGEETANSLKEDYTYDKGGHIILMPEFTLPLEYYLIPFLIIVGICLILIVIFMITKFLQDRHRARRSRLRKDQLKKIPIHKYKKGDVYDVCAICLDEYEEGDKLRILPCSHAYHCKCVDPWLTKTKKTCPVCKQKVVPSQGDSESDSDEGDSSRDDNDEASENTPLLRSLASTSTQSFGTMSASLSYHERDLESSEYEEDDDDEMDSSGSEEVTVETVVVQLQQSRHGPGEPTV; encoded by the exons ATGCTGCTGTCCTTGGCAATGCTGATGCTGTCCGCCACCCAGATCTACACCATCTTCACGGTGCAGCTCCTCGCTCTCCTCCATCTGCTGCCTGTGGAGGCCGACATCTCAGTG TATTCCTTTGACAACAAAACCGAGAACTTTGATGATTTGCCAGCTAGATTTGGTTACAGGCTGCCCAGTGAAGGGCTTAAG GGCTTCCTGATTGGTGCGCGGCCCGAGAACGCCTGCGAGCCCATCGAGCCCCCACCAATGAGGAGCAACTCGAGTGGCGCCTTCGTCGTGCTCATCAAGCGCTTCGACTGCAACTTCGACGTCAAG GTTCTCCACGCGCAGAAGGCCGGGTACAAGGCCGCCATTGTTCACAATGTGGACTCGGATGACTTAATTAGCATGGGATCCAATGACT TGGATATTTTCAAGCAGATAGACATTCCGTCGGTTTTTGTTGGCGAGGAGACAGCCAATTCCCTGAAGGAAGATTACACATACGACAAAGG TGGCCACATTATCCTCATGCCCGAATTCACCCTGCCTTTGGAGTACTACCTGATCCCCTTCCTCATCATAGTGGGAATCTGCCTCATCCTCATCGTTATCTTCATG ATCACCAAGTTCCTTCAGGACAGACACAGGGCAAGACGAAGTCGCCTCCGTAAAGATCAGCTAAAAAAAATCCCCATTCATAAATACAAgaaag GGGATGTATATGATGTTTGTGCCATTTGTCTAGATGAGTACGAGGAAGGAGACAAGCTACGCATCTTGCCCTGTTCTCACG CTTACCACTGTAAGTGTGTGGACCCTTGGCTGACCAAGACGAAAAAGACGTGTCCAGTATGCAAGCAGAAGGTGGTGCCGTCCCAGGGAGACTCGGAGTCCGACTCGGACGAGGGCGACAGCAGTCGTGACGACAATGACGAGGCGTCCGAGAACACGCCCCTGCTACGGTCGTTGGCCTCCACCAGCACCCAATCCTTTGGCACCATGTCGGCCTCGCTCTCCTACCACGAGCGGGACCTGGAGTCGTCCGAGTATGAAGAGGATGACGATGACGAGATGGACAGTAGCGGCAGTGAGGAGGTCACTGTGGAAACCGTGGTGGTTCAGCTGCAACAGTCTCGGCACGGGCCGGGGGAACCCACTGTCTGA
- the LOC125727390 gene encoding profilin-2-like isoform X1 has protein sequence MSWQGYVDNLMADGCCQDSAIVGYADAKYVWAAPPGGTFSCITAQEIEVIVGKDRESFFTSGLTLGHKKCSVIRDSLLVDGDWTMDIRTKSHSGEATYNISVGRALKVLVLVMGKDGIHGGQLNQKAYLMAEYLRKSGY, from the exons ATGTCCTGGCAAGGCTACGTGGATAACCTGATGGCCGATGGCTGCTGCCAGGACTCCGCCATTGTTGGGTACGCGGACGCCAAATATGTCTGGGCAGCACCTCCCGGTGGCACTTTTAGCTGTATAACG GCTCAAGAAATTGAAGTCATAGTAGGAAAGGACCGAGAGAGTTTCTTCACCAGTGGATTGACTTTAGGTCACAAGAAGTGCTCCGTGATCAGAGACAGCCTTCTAGTTGATGGTGATTGGACAATGGACATCAGGACAAAGAGTCACAGCGGCGAGGCCACGTATAATATTTCTGTAGGCAGAGCTTTGAAAG TATTGGTTTTAGTGATGGGAAAGGATGGTATCCATGGAGGGCAGCTCAACCAGAAAGCATATCTCATGGCTGAGTACCTGAGGAAGTCTGGATATTAA
- the LOC125727390 gene encoding profilin-2-like isoform X2, whose amino-acid sequence MSWQGYVDNLMADGCCQDSAIVGYADAKYVWAAPPGGTFSCITAQEIEVIVGKDRESFFTSGLTLGHKKCSVIRDSLLVDGDWTMDIRTKSHSGEATYNISVGRALKVLVLVMGKEGVHGGGLNKKAYSMAKYLRDSGF is encoded by the exons ATGTCCTGGCAAGGCTACGTGGATAACCTGATGGCCGATGGCTGCTGCCAGGACTCCGCCATTGTTGGGTACGCGGACGCCAAATATGTCTGGGCAGCACCTCCCGGTGGCACTTTTAGCTGTATAACG GCTCAAGAAATTGAAGTCATAGTAGGAAAGGACCGAGAGAGTTTCTTCACCAGTGGATTGACTTTAGGTCACAAGAAGTGCTCCGTGATCAGAGACAGCCTTCTAGTTGATGGTGATTGGACAATGGACATCAGGACAAAGAGTCACAGCGGCGAGGCCACGTATAATATTTCTGTAGGCAGAGCTTTGAAAG TCTTGGTTCTTGTAATGGGCAAGGAGGGGGTCCATGGAGGCGGATTGAATAAGAAGGCATATTCAATGGCAAAATACTTAAGGGATTCTGGGTTCTAG